The Yersinia intermedia genome window below encodes:
- the gyrA gene encoding DNA topoisomerase (ATP-hydrolyzing) subunit A — protein MSDLAREITPVNIEEELKSSYLDYAMSVIVGRALPDVRDGLKPVHRRVLYAMNVLGNDWNKPYKKSARVVGDVIGKYHPHGDSAVYDTIVRMAQPFSLRYMLVDGQGNFGSVDGDSAAAMRYTEIRMSKIAHELLADLEKDTVDFVPNYDGTEQIPAVMPTRIPNLLVNGSSGIAVGMATNIPPHNLSEVIDGCLALIEDENITIEGLMEFIPGPDFPTAAIINGRRGIEEAYRTGRGKVYIRARAEVEADAKTGRETIIVHEIPYQVNKARLIEKIAELVKEKRVEGISALRDESDKDGMRIVIEIKRDAVGEVVLNNLYSLTQLQVTFGINMVALSQGQPKLLNLKDILVAFVRHRREVVTRRTIFELRKARDRAHILEALAIALANIDPIIELIRRAATPAEAKAGLIANSWELGNVASMLERAGDDAARPEWLEAEYGIRDGRYFLTEQQAQAILDLRLQKLTGLEHEKLLDEYKELLTLIGELIFILENPDRLMEVIREELVAIKEQYNDARRTEITANTSDINIEDLINQEDVVVTLSHQGYVKYQPLTDYEAQRRGGKGKSAARIKEEDFIDRLLVANTHDTILCFSSRGRLYWMKVYQLPEASRGARGRPIVNLLPLEPNERITAILPVREYEEGRHIFMATASGTVKKTALTEFSRPRSAGIIAVNLNEGDELIGVDLTDGSNEVMLFSALGKVVRFPESQVRSMGRTATGVRGINLNGDDRVISLIIPRGDGEILTVTENGYGKRTAVEEYPTKSRATQGVISIKVSERNGKVVGAVQVAPTDQIMMITDAGTLVRTRVSEVSVVGRNTQGVTLIRTAEDEHVVGLQRVAEPEEDDEILDGESLDGEEGGEDNAALNTPEDDDAADEAEEGDAEDEDDNV, from the coding sequence ATGAGCGACCTTGCCAGAGAAATAACACCGGTCAACATCGAGGAAGAGCTGAAAAGCTCCTATCTGGATTATGCGATGTCCGTTATTGTCGGACGTGCTTTACCAGATGTCCGGGATGGACTGAAACCGGTGCACCGTCGCGTACTGTATGCGATGAATGTACTGGGTAATGACTGGAATAAACCATACAAAAAATCGGCCCGTGTAGTCGGGGACGTTATCGGTAAATATCACCCGCATGGTGACAGCGCGGTCTACGACACAATTGTGCGTATGGCCCAGCCGTTCTCACTGCGCTATATGCTGGTGGATGGGCAGGGCAACTTCGGTTCCGTCGATGGCGACTCCGCTGCGGCGATGCGTTATACCGAAATCCGTATGTCTAAAATTGCTCACGAATTGTTAGCGGATTTAGAAAAAGATACCGTTGACTTCGTGCCTAACTATGATGGTACGGAACAGATCCCCGCAGTGATGCCAACCCGAATCCCTAACCTGTTGGTTAACGGTTCGTCTGGTATTGCCGTTGGGATGGCAACCAATATTCCGCCACATAACCTGTCTGAGGTTATTGATGGCTGTCTGGCCCTGATCGAAGATGAAAACATCACCATTGAAGGGTTGATGGAGTTCATCCCTGGCCCAGACTTCCCAACAGCAGCCATTATTAATGGTCGCCGTGGTATTGAAGAGGCTTATCGTACTGGCCGTGGCAAGGTCTATATCCGTGCCCGTGCTGAAGTTGAAGCCGACGCGAAAACTGGCCGTGAAACCATTATCGTTCACGAGATCCCGTATCAGGTGAACAAAGCGCGGTTGATTGAGAAAATCGCTGAGCTGGTCAAAGAGAAACGCGTAGAAGGCATCAGCGCGTTACGTGATGAGTCTGATAAAGACGGCATGCGTATCGTGATTGAGATTAAACGTGACGCCGTCGGGGAAGTGGTTCTAAATAACCTCTATTCACTGACGCAACTTCAGGTGACTTTCGGTATCAATATGGTGGCTCTGTCTCAAGGGCAGCCTAAATTGCTTAACCTGAAAGACATTCTGGTTGCATTTGTGCGCCACCGCCGTGAAGTGGTTACCCGTCGTACCATTTTTGAACTGCGTAAAGCACGTGACCGCGCGCACATCCTTGAAGCATTGGCAATTGCACTGGCTAACATCGATCCGATTATCGAATTGATCCGCCGTGCCGCCACCCCTGCTGAAGCAAAAGCGGGCTTGATTGCCAACTCATGGGAATTAGGCAACGTTGCGTCAATGTTGGAACGTGCCGGTGATGACGCTGCCCGCCCTGAGTGGCTGGAAGCTGAATACGGTATCCGTGACGGCAGATATTTCCTCACCGAGCAACAAGCTCAGGCAATCTTGGATCTGCGTTTGCAGAAACTGACGGGCCTGGAGCATGAAAAACTGCTGGATGAGTATAAAGAACTGCTGACCTTAATTGGTGAGTTGATCTTTATTCTGGAAAACCCGGATCGCCTGATGGAGGTTATCCGCGAAGAATTAGTGGCTATCAAAGAGCAATATAACGACGCACGTCGTACTGAGATAACGGCTAATACTTCCGACATCAACATCGAAGATCTGATTAATCAGGAAGATGTGGTTGTGACGCTGTCCCATCAGGGCTACGTCAAATATCAACCGCTGACGGATTACGAAGCTCAGCGCCGTGGTGGTAAAGGTAAGTCAGCTGCTCGTATCAAAGAAGAAGACTTCATTGATCGTCTGTTGGTTGCCAATACCCATGATACTATTTTGTGCTTCTCCAGCCGTGGCCGTCTCTATTGGATGAAGGTCTATCAGTTGCCGGAAGCCAGCCGTGGCGCACGTGGTCGTCCGATCGTGAACTTATTGCCGCTTGAGCCAAATGAGCGTATTACCGCCATTCTGCCAGTGCGGGAATATGAAGAAGGTCGTCACATCTTTATGGCTACCGCCAGCGGCACCGTGAAGAAAACCGCTTTGACCGAGTTCAGTCGTCCACGCAGTGCCGGTATTATTGCCGTCAATCTGAATGAAGGCGATGAGCTGATTGGTGTGGATCTGACCGATGGCAGCAATGAAGTCATGCTGTTCTCCGCATTGGGTAAAGTGGTTCGCTTCCCTGAGTCACAGGTCCGTTCGATGGGCCGTACTGCGACCGGTGTACGTGGTATCAACCTCAATGGCGATGATCGGGTTATTTCTCTGATTATCCCACGCGGTGATGGCGAAATCTTGACTGTGACTGAAAACGGTTATGGTAAGCGTACCGCAGTGGAAGAGTACCCAACCAAGTCTCGTGCGACTCAGGGTGTTATCTCCATTAAAGTCAGTGAGCGTAATGGTAAGGTTGTGGGGGCTGTTCAGGTGGCACCTACCGACCAGATCATGATGATCACCGATGCGGGCACGTTGGTACGTACTCGCGTATCTGAAGTGAGTGTCGTGGGGCGTAATACCCAAGGTGTGACGCTGATCCGTACCGCAGAAGATGAACATGTCGTCGGTCTGCAACGTGTTGCTGAGCCAGAAGAGGATGATGAAATCCTTGATGGCGAATCATTAGACGGTGAAGAGGGCGGCGAAGATAATGCTGCACTGAACACACCAGAAGATGACGATGCTGCTGATGAAGCAGAAGAAGGCGACGCTGAAGACGAGGATGACAACGTATAA
- the rcsC gene encoding two-component system sensor histidine kinase RcsC — MKYLSSFRTTLKISRYLFRVLAIMLWSLGALLTTFYILNILNEKKSDIRQEYNTNFEQAQSYIRHSADIIRDIKYMAENRLNQDSASSEIAAGAFIKNKTTPQYHPLSAGADCAALNSSRHSSLNSLSNLILYWKENFAAAYDLNRIFFIGSDTLCMVDFDIRNTPMEQESLLKSLNENILKYRDAKNQDKDSTLYWIVPGVRPEIGTLYVLTPLYVGNKLEAMVGTEQTIRLEDFISPGSLPIGVTLLDEDNEPVLRLATGERYASILDDYPDSPFYFGYVDDYNSLILKKNLLPSTLSIAYSLPVRTIIDAFKLLIFNAFLLNALSGVVIFTLAWLFERKMFHPAEDNALRLEEHEQFNRKIVASAPVGISILRISDGTNILSNELAHNYINLLTNEDRERITRIICEQQANFVDVMTSNNNNLQISFVHSRYRNEDVAICVLVDVSSRVKMEESLQEMAAAAEQASQSKSMFLATVSHELRTPLYGIIGNLDLLQTKELPHGVDRLVTAMNNSSGLLLKIISDILDFSKIESEQLKIEPSEFSTVEVITHITANYLPLVVKKRLGLYCFIEPDVPRQMLGDSVRLQQVISNLLNNAIKFTDTGCIILQVRVRGDYLEFRVRDTGVGINSREINQLFDPFFQVGTGVQRHFQGTGLGLAICEKLVNLMDGDVEVVSELGMGSIFAIRIPLYLAENGNQAKNAVLPQSDRWQGKTLWLDIRNARLESYLLDLLSHFGATIQRYSNEQTLQEQVLICDYLPQINAPLSTWIQISIEHIGLPQETRPGYWLLSTSTLLEIVPLLDQILLEQPLVENAPLQLPAPKANQDENADLQILVVDDHPINRRLLADQLTTLGYQVITANDGLDALAVLSANNVDIVLTDVNMPNMDGYRLTQRLRQLNHHFPIIGVTANALAEGKQRCIEAGMDNCLSKPVTLDTLRQMLVYYSDKVRRSR; from the coding sequence TTGAAATATCTCTCTTCATTTCGCACGACACTGAAAATATCCCGTTACTTGTTTCGGGTATTGGCCATCATGTTATGGTCACTTGGCGCACTGCTGACCACTTTTTATATCCTGAATATTCTCAACGAAAAAAAATCAGATATCCGTCAGGAATATAATACTAACTTTGAACAGGCGCAGAGCTACATCAGGCACTCCGCCGATATTATCCGTGATATCAAGTATATGGCGGAAAACAGATTAAACCAGGACTCGGCAAGCAGTGAGATCGCTGCTGGCGCTTTTATCAAAAACAAAACGACACCACAATATCATCCGCTTAGTGCCGGTGCAGATTGTGCTGCACTTAATTCATCGCGTCACTCTTCATTAAATTCTCTTAGTAACCTTATCCTGTATTGGAAAGAGAACTTTGCCGCTGCCTATGACCTTAACCGGATATTTTTTATTGGTAGCGACACGCTGTGCATGGTGGATTTCGATATTCGTAATACCCCGATGGAGCAGGAGAGTCTGCTTAAGTCATTGAATGAGAATATTTTAAAATATCGAGATGCTAAAAATCAGGATAAAGACAGTACGCTGTATTGGATAGTACCGGGTGTACGGCCTGAGATTGGCACCTTATATGTTCTGACCCCCCTTTATGTGGGGAACAAGCTAGAAGCGATGGTGGGTACTGAGCAAACTATCCGCCTGGAAGATTTTATCTCTCCTGGGTCATTGCCTATCGGCGTGACATTGCTTGATGAGGATAATGAGCCGGTATTACGGTTAGCGACAGGGGAACGATATGCGTCGATATTGGACGATTACCCCGACTCTCCGTTTTATTTCGGCTATGTTGATGATTACAACTCTCTTATTCTAAAAAAGAATTTACTGCCATCAACACTCAGTATCGCTTATTCCTTACCGGTTAGAACGATAATAGATGCATTCAAGTTATTAATTTTTAATGCATTTCTTCTGAACGCGCTTTCTGGTGTCGTGATCTTTACTTTGGCGTGGCTATTTGAGCGAAAAATGTTCCACCCAGCAGAAGATAACGCCTTGAGGCTGGAGGAACATGAGCAGTTCAACCGTAAAATTGTCGCTTCGGCTCCTGTCGGCATTTCTATTCTGCGCATTAGTGACGGGACCAATATCCTCAGCAATGAATTGGCACATAACTATATTAATTTGCTGACGAATGAGGATCGCGAACGTATTACACGCATTATTTGTGAGCAGCAGGCAAACTTTGTCGATGTCATGACCAGTAATAACAATAATCTGCAAATTAGCTTTGTTCACTCCCGTTATCGCAACGAAGATGTGGCTATTTGCGTGCTGGTAGATGTTAGCTCGCGGGTCAAAATGGAAGAGTCACTGCAAGAGATGGCAGCCGCAGCGGAGCAGGCCAGCCAATCAAAATCGATGTTTTTAGCCACGGTCAGCCACGAGTTACGCACACCACTATATGGGATTATTGGTAACCTCGATTTATTGCAAACCAAAGAGTTACCGCACGGTGTTGATCGTTTGGTGACGGCGATGAATAATTCATCAGGCTTATTACTCAAAATTATCAGTGATATCCTCGATTTTTCTAAAATAGAATCTGAACAACTGAAAATTGAGCCGAGTGAGTTTTCTACCGTGGAGGTGATAACCCATATTACGGCTAACTATTTACCGCTGGTGGTTAAAAAACGATTAGGCCTCTACTGCTTTATTGAGCCTGATGTCCCACGGCAGATGCTAGGTGACTCGGTGCGCTTGCAACAGGTGATTTCTAACCTGTTAAATAATGCCATAAAATTTACAGATACTGGCTGTATTATCTTGCAGGTTCGGGTGCGCGGCGATTATCTGGAATTTCGGGTGCGAGATACCGGCGTGGGGATTAATTCACGTGAAATTAACCAGTTATTTGATCCCTTCTTCCAGGTTGGAACCGGGGTGCAGCGCCATTTTCAGGGTACCGGATTAGGTCTGGCTATCTGTGAGAAGTTGGTCAACCTGATGGATGGTGATGTTGAAGTGGTTTCTGAACTGGGGATGGGCAGTATTTTTGCTATCCGCATTCCATTGTATTTGGCCGAAAATGGCAATCAGGCCAAAAATGCGGTATTGCCACAAAGTGACCGTTGGCAAGGGAAAACGTTATGGTTAGATATTCGTAATGCGCGGCTAGAGAGCTATTTACTTGATCTACTTAGCCATTTTGGTGCCACGATCCAGCGTTACAGTAATGAACAGACTTTGCAGGAGCAAGTGCTGATTTGTGATTACTTACCGCAAATAAATGCACCGCTATCGACGTGGATTCAAATCTCCATTGAGCACATTGGTTTGCCACAAGAGACACGTCCAGGCTATTGGTTACTGAGTACATCGACCCTGCTGGAGATAGTCCCGCTATTGGACCAGATATTGCTTGAGCAGCCATTGGTTGAGAATGCACCATTACAGTTGCCAGCCCCGAAAGCAAATCAGGATGAAAATGCAGACCTGCAAATTCTGGTTGTGGACGATCATCCGATTAATCGCCGGTTATTAGCTGATCAGCTCACTACCTTAGGCTACCAAGTCATTACCGCGAATGATGGGTTGGATGCTCTGGCAGTATTGAGTGCCAATAATGTCGATATTGTACTGACTGACGTGAACATGCCAAATATGGATGGCTATCGTTTGACTCAGCGCCTGCGTCAGCTAAATCACCACTTCCCCATCATCGGTGTAACAGCTAATGCATTAGCTGAAGGCAAACAACGG